In Epilithonimonas zeae, a single window of DNA contains:
- a CDS encoding ABC-F family ATP-binding cassette domain-containing protein, whose amino-acid sequence MLTVSNISLQFGKRVLFDEVNIKFTKGNCYGIIGANGAGKSTFLKILSGKQDPTSGHVSLENGKRMSVLEQDHFAYDNFTVLETILRGNKRLFEIKEEMDALYAKEDFSDEDGIKAGELGVIYDEMGGWNSEADAQTLLSNVGITEDMHYQLMSELENKDKVRVLLAQALFGNPDVLILDEPTNDLDIATIAWLEDFLADYENTVIVVSHDRHFLDTVCTHIGDLDYAKLNLYTGNYSFWYQASQLATRQRAQANKKAEDKKKELQDFIARFSSNVAKAKQATARKKMIDKLNIDDIKPSSRRYPAIIFDVEREVGDQILDVKGLEKTKDGELLFSNIDLNLKKGDKVAVLSRNSLAITEFFEILAGNIEADKGNIAWGVTTNQSHMPLDNTNFFQDDLNLVDWLRQFTKNDEERHEEFMRGFLGRMLFSGDEALKSCKVLSGGEKMRCMFSRMMLQKANVLLLDEPTNHLDLESITTLNNSLNNFKGNILLSSHDHELLGTVCNRIIELTPKGIIDRDMTYDEYLGDKKIKELQEQLYS is encoded by the coding sequence ATGTTAACAGTATCTAATATATCTTTACAGTTCGGGAAAAGAGTACTCTTCGACGAAGTTAATATAAAATTTACAAAAGGAAATTGTTATGGTATTATCGGTGCCAATGGTGCCGGAAAATCAACATTCCTTAAAATCTTAAGCGGAAAGCAAGATCCAACTTCAGGACATGTTTCTCTTGAAAACGGAAAAAGAATGTCTGTTCTTGAGCAGGATCACTTTGCTTATGACAATTTCACAGTTCTTGAAACAATTCTTAGAGGTAATAAAAGACTTTTCGAAATCAAAGAAGAGATGGATGCGCTTTATGCTAAAGAAGATTTCTCTGACGAAGATGGAATCAAAGCTGGAGAACTAGGCGTAATCTATGACGAAATGGGTGGATGGAATTCTGAAGCTGACGCACAAACTTTGCTTTCAAACGTTGGAATCACGGAAGATATGCATTATCAGTTAATGAGCGAGTTGGAAAATAAAGACAAAGTAAGAGTTCTTCTTGCTCAGGCTTTATTCGGTAATCCTGATGTTTTGATTCTGGATGAGCCTACCAATGACTTGGATATTGCAACAATTGCCTGGTTGGAAGATTTCTTAGCAGACTATGAGAACACGGTAATTGTAGTTTCTCACGACCGTCACTTCTTGGATACGGTTTGTACACACATCGGAGATTTGGATTATGCAAAATTAAACCTTTATACAGGTAACTACTCTTTCTGGTACCAAGCTTCTCAACTAGCAACAAGACAAAGAGCTCAGGCTAACAAAAAAGCGGAGGACAAGAAAAAAGAATTACAAGATTTCATCGCGCGATTTAGTTCAAACGTAGCAAAAGCAAAACAGGCAACGGCTCGTAAAAAGATGATTGACAAGTTGAATATTGATGACATCAAACCTTCATCAAGAAGATATCCGGCAATTATCTTTGATGTAGAAAGAGAAGTTGGAGACCAGATTCTAGATGTTAAAGGTCTTGAAAAAACCAAAGACGGCGAATTATTATTCTCAAACATAGACCTAAATCTTAAAAAAGGCGACAAAGTAGCTGTTCTTTCTAGAAACTCATTAGCAATTACAGAGTTTTTCGAAATCCTAGCTGGAAATATCGAAGCTGACAAAGGAAATATTGCTTGGGGTGTAACTACAAACCAATCGCATATGCCTTTGGATAATACCAATTTCTTCCAAGACGATTTGAACTTGGTAGATTGGTTAAGACAATTCACGAAGAACGATGAGGAAAGACACGAAGAGTTTATGAGAGGTTTCCTTGGAAGAATGTTATTCTCCGGAGACGAAGCCCTTAAGTCTTGTAAAGTTCTTTCCGGAGGGGAAAAAATGCGTTGTATGTTCAGTAGAATGATGCTTCAGAAAGCGAATGTTCTTTTATTGGATGAGCCAACCAACCACTTAGATTTGGAAAGTATCACCACCTTGAACAACTCTTTGAACAACTTCAAAGGAAACATCTTGTTATCATCTCATGACCACGAATTGTTGGGAACGGTATGTAACAGAATCATCGAGTTGACACCAAAAGGAATCATCGACAGAGATATGACTTACGACGAATATCTTGGAGACAAAAAAATCAAAGAATTGCAAGAGCAGTTATATTCTTAA
- the smpB gene encoding SsrA-binding protein SmpB: MKVKIEKSVNIFNKRARFEYEILDEYEAGIVLTGTEIKSLRSSKASITESFCQFINDELYVINMMIDEYKLGTFYNHKTKRERKLLLHHYELQKLKKKLKDVGNTIIPLKLYINNHGKAKLLISLARGKKLFDKREAIKDRENKVNIQRLLKKS, translated from the coding sequence ATGAAAGTTAAAATAGAAAAGTCAGTTAACATTTTTAACAAACGTGCTCGTTTTGAATATGAGATTTTGGACGAGTATGAGGCTGGTATTGTATTGACCGGAACTGAAATAAAATCTCTGCGTTCTTCTAAGGCATCTATCACAGAAAGCTTTTGTCAGTTCATAAATGATGAATTGTATGTCATTAATATGATGATAGATGAGTACAAATTAGGCACTTTTTACAATCATAAAACAAAAAGGGAACGGAAATTGTTACTGCATCATTACGAATTGCAAAAACTTAAAAAAAAGTTAAAGGATGTTGGCAATACGATAATACCTTTGAAGCTGTATATCAATAATCATGGGAAAGCGAAGTTGCTCATTTCATTAGCCAGAGGTAAAAAACTCTTCGATAAAAGAGAGGCTATAAAGGATAGAGAAAATAAAGTAAACATCCAGCGTCTATTAAAGAAAAGTTAA
- a CDS encoding alpha-amylase family glycosyl hydrolase: MNSLKYLLLLLLVPFLGISQTKDSRYQPKPYVQLKHPEWSKNATIYEVNIRQYTKEGTFKAFEKHLPRLKKMGVDILWLMPIHPIGEEHRKGKLGSYYSVKDFKGVNPDFGTLQDLKNLVDKIHAMGMYVIIDWVGNHSAWDNPLAKEHPDWYTKSREGHFQPTPWYDWDDVIDFDYNNPDFREYMTGALKYWVKEANIDGYRCDVAGFIPVDFWENAREELDQIKPVFMLAEWESRDLYRKSFDMTYSWSLWDKLKLATTGGKGANALYEYMAHDVGSFPYDSYRMLFTDNHDKNSWEGNQFSNFGKGLETAMALCGIANGMPLVYSGQEAGLERSLEFFEKDEIMWKDHKFYGMYQKLFDLKHKNQALWNGKWGGEMIRITNNQMSDVLSFYREKNDDAVLSIFNFSDKSLTTSVDTKYYYGQYRELFTGKIFNINSEKTVLNLKPWDYLVLVKN; the protein is encoded by the coding sequence ATGAATTCTCTAAAATATCTACTATTATTACTGCTGGTTCCATTCCTGGGAATTTCACAGACCAAAGATTCTCGTTATCAGCCAAAACCTTACGTTCAGCTAAAACATCCCGAATGGAGCAAAAACGCCACGATTTACGAAGTCAATATTCGGCAATATACCAAAGAAGGGACTTTCAAAGCATTTGAAAAACATTTACCAAGACTTAAAAAAATGGGCGTTGATATTCTTTGGTTGATGCCGATTCATCCCATTGGGGAAGAACACAGAAAAGGAAAACTAGGAAGTTATTATTCAGTCAAAGATTTCAAAGGTGTGAATCCTGATTTTGGAACTTTGCAGGATTTGAAAAACTTAGTTGATAAAATTCACGCAATGGGAATGTACGTCATCATTGATTGGGTTGGGAATCATTCTGCCTGGGACAATCCTCTGGCAAAAGAACATCCAGATTGGTACACCAAATCCAGAGAAGGCCATTTCCAGCCAACACCTTGGTATGACTGGGATGATGTGATTGACTTCGATTATAACAATCCAGACTTCCGAGAATATATGACTGGTGCGCTGAAATATTGGGTAAAAGAAGCCAATATCGACGGTTACCGATGCGATGTTGCCGGTTTCATTCCGGTTGATTTTTGGGAAAATGCCAGAGAAGAATTGGACCAAATCAAGCCTGTCTTTATGCTCGCCGAATGGGAATCTCGTGATTTGTACAGAAAATCATTTGATATGACTTATTCCTGGTCACTTTGGGATAAACTGAAACTGGCGACAACAGGTGGAAAAGGCGCTAATGCTTTGTACGAATATATGGCGCATGATGTGGGAAGTTTTCCTTACGATTCTTACCGAATGTTGTTCACAGATAATCACGATAAAAATTCTTGGGAAGGCAATCAGTTTTCTAATTTCGGGAAAGGATTAGAAACTGCTATGGCACTTTGCGGAATAGCCAACGGAATGCCTTTGGTCTACAGTGGACAGGAAGCTGGACTGGAAAGAAGCCTTGAGTTTTTTGAGAAGGATGAAATTATGTGGAAAGACCACAAATTTTATGGAATGTATCAGAAATTATTTGATTTGAAACATAAGAATCAAGCGCTCTGGAATGGAAAATGGGGTGGGGAAATGATTCGGATAACTAACAACCAGATGAGTGATGTTTTGTCTTTTTACAGAGAAAAAAATGATGATGCAGTTTTATCGATTTTTAATTTTTCTGATAAAAGTTTAACAACTTCTGTTGATACCAAATATTATTATGGACAGTATAGAGAATTGTTCACGGGAAAGATTTTCAATATCAATTCTGAGAAAACAGTTCTCAATCTGAAACCTTGGGACTATTTGGTTTTGGTAAAGAATTAA